The Hoplias malabaricus isolate fHopMal1 chromosome 9, fHopMal1.hap1, whole genome shotgun sequence genome contains a region encoding:
- the LOC136707322 gene encoding fibroblast growth factor receptor 4-like, producing the protein MTRLFTLVFFSAALGDSSMTDIPYLNGVKYFQKGDDIHLSCLFSPLYAQPSTAWFKQTPGERPLLIASALHSKAVNYYNNFNKTGRFKVIREKSSFNLSITNTGPTDSATYFCVVSHYIHTELSDCTVVVLKGSSSSLYTVLQTPVLDSVEVGGSTTLQCSILTDASAGEHSVYWLRHGSAESPPGIIYTHGDTNSQCSRSSETDSPTQNCVYKLPKTNLSLSDAGTYYCAVAVCGQILFGNEAKHHLMDLHEYFTLF; encoded by the exons ATGACCAGACTTTTTACACTGGTTTTCTTCTCAGCAGCATTAG gtGACAGCTCAATGACAGACATTCCCTATCTAAATGGAGTAAAGTACTTTCAGAAAGGGGACGATATTCATCTGAGTTGCTTATTTTCACCCCTATATGCACAGCCCAGCACTGCATGGTTCAAACAGACTCCAGGAGAAAGGCCTCTCCTCATTGCTTCTGCTTTACATTCAAAAGCTGTAAACTATTATAACAACTTCAACAAGACTGGCCGCTTTAAAGTGATAAGAGAGAAAAGCAGCTTTAATCTGAGCATCACAAACACAGGGCCAACAGATTCAGCTACGTACTTCTGTGTAGTTTCACATTATATACATACTGAATTATCAGACTGCACTGTTGTAGTCCTTAAAG GTTCATCTTCAAGTCTCTACACTGTTCTCCAGACTCCTGTATTAGACTCTGTTGAAGTGGGAGGCAGCACAACTCTGCAGTGTTCAATCCTCACAGATGCGTCTGCAGGAGAACACAGTGTGTACTGGCTGAGACATGGATCAGCAGAATCTCCTCCAGGAATCATTTACACTCATGGAGACACTAACAGTCAGTGTAGCAGGAGTTCTGAGACTGATTCTCCTACACAGAACTGTGTCTACAAACTCCCCAAGACCAACCTCAGTCTCTCTGATGCTGGAACTTACtactgtgctgtggctgtgtgtggacagatacTGTTTGGGAACG aggctaagcaccacttaatggaccttcatgaatatttcacattattttag